The genomic window CTCCCTGAGAGTTCACGTACCTGGTTCCAGTCTCCTGAAGGGATGGTGAATGAAGGCAGCGCACGCGGAACCTCGCCGACAACAGCAACGCCATTTTTAAAAGTCACACTGCCAATACTAACCTTTGCAAGATCAAATCCCCATACAATTGCGGCGGTAATAATAATTGCAATCATGAATTCAGGTATCTGAATCCGTATGCGTTTACCAAGCCATCTGAGGCAAAGGACAAGTACAATAGTTCCGAATCCAAGCATCATCGTCCATCCGTGAACCGGCCCGCCGTCAGTCATCGTCAGATAGAACCTCCTGATAAAATGGTCTTCGTGTCCACCAATCCCTCTGAATCCAAAAAGGTTTTTGAGCTGGTCAAGGACAAGCAGGACTGCCGCCCCTGCTGTAAATCCGACAATCACTGAATGTGAGATATACCTTGAAAGGTCGCCAAGTTTGAACAGGGTGATACCCGTTTGTATCAGTCCTATAAAAAGGGCCAGAAGCACTGCCATTGCAACCTTGTCAGATTCTGCAAAAGGGCCAAGGGCACTGAGCAATGCAATGGAAATTGCGTTAGTAGGGCCGTTAATAAGATGTTTAGATGAGTCAAACAAGGCGCCCACGGCAGTCATCACAATAGCCGTGTAGAGGCCATACTTAACAGGAAGGCCGGCAATCGCAGCATAGGCCATTGCCTGAGGTATAGCAACTGCAGCAACAGTCAGTCCTGCCATGAGATCCCTGTAAAATAAATGGGGGGTGTACCTGCGGAGGGAATCAAGCGCCGGGACAAGCCGGAACAGCCGATGCATCAGGAGTCTTTGTTTCATGGGGTCAGGTCTTGCATTATAGCATCGTAATGCTATAATGCAAGACCTGACGCTCTCTCCATGAATAAATATATCCTCTTCTGCATAATTGCCTTACACTCTTTTGCATATCCCCAGTTCCTTTATGCAAAACCTCCTGCAAGAGTATCCATGTCTTCGCATAGTATAAAACAGGGTGAGATACTCCTTGTAAATGTAGAGACAAATGGCGGGGTTAGCGGGATATCCGGTAAAATGTTCAGTCAGCCTGTCTATTTCTACAGGGATTCCTCAGGCAATAATTACAAAGCTTTGATCGGCATTGATATGGAGACAAAACCTGATCGCTACACCCTGACGCTTTTCATAAGGGACAAAGAGGGTAAAGAAACCACGACGAAGCAGCGCATCCGGGTCATTCCAGCCAACTTTAGGATACAAGAACTGACACTACCGTCTGAAAAAGTAACGCTGGACGGGCAAACCCTGAAAAAAGTCGAAATCGAGAAGGAGAAGCTTGGAAAGGTTTGGATAAGACTTACCGGAGAACCTTTGTGGGATGGCGACTTTCTGCAGCCAGTAGCAGGAAACATGTCTGATAATTTCGGTCTAAGGAGGGTTATAAATGGTGAGAAGAAAAGCCCTCACACCGGAGTGGATGTTGACGCACCTGAAGGTGCTCCTGTTCTGGCATCAAACAGCGGCAGGATTGCATTTATTGATGACCAGTTCTTCAGCGGAAAGTCCCTCGTAATTGACCATGGCCTCGGCCTCTTCACAATGTACTTCCATCTCTCGGACATTCTGGTGAAAGAGGGCGATCCGGTAAAGAAGGGGGATGCCATCGCAAAGGTCGGCAAAACCGGCCGAGCAACCGGACCGCATCTTCACTGGGGGGTCAGGCTTAATGGTGCAAGGACAAACCCCGCATCACTTATCCGGCTGTCTTCTCCTTAATGCATTCCATCTCCAGCTTGATGGAGACTTCATCGCTTACAACCAGTCCACCGCTATCGAGTACCTTGTTCCAGTTCATCCCGAAATCTTTTCTGTTCAGTTTTCCCTCTGCAGTAAATCCAGCGCGAGTATTTCCCCATGGGTCTGCCATTATTCCGTTAAACTTTCCTGTAAGGGTAATCTCTTTTGTGACACCGAGAAGCGTCAGATCCCCTATAACAATGTACTTGTCACCCTCCTTGCGGGTGTATTTCATCTTGTATGTCATGGTCGGATATTTCTCAACATTAAAGAAATCGGCATCTTTGAGGTGGCTGTCGCGCTTTTCATTATTCGTATTGACAGAGGCAGTATTAATCACAGCCTCTATTGCCTTTATCTTTGCGGCATCCGGGTCCATATCTATAAAACCTTTATAGCCTGTAAAGCGTCCTGTAGTCTTTGATATAACCATGTGGGCGACGCTGAATTCGATCGTCGAATGATCCTGGTCAACATTGTACCGGGCCATCTCCGCCCGGCCTGTTCCGGCGCCTGAGAACAGAACCGCACAGATGATTGACAGGGAAACCAGATATAACCTTGATATTTTCATGAGTATTTCCTCCTTAAGAAGGAATGTATCAGAAAACAGGATCTATTGCAATGTGCGAAGGAGTAAACGAATCTTTGAAACAATCTGGCCCAGGACAAGCTGGCCGGCAGGCAAATCAATGGCAGCGGTATCTGTCCTTTTAATCTGATCAACTACCGCATCTTTGGCTGTAAGCAGGATCACAGGGGTTGTAATCCCCTTTCCCCTCAGGGTGCTCAGGGTAGTCAAACCGTCTATAACAGGGAGGATTACAT from Nitrospirota bacterium includes these protein-coding regions:
- a CDS encoding M23 family metallopeptidase gives rise to the protein MNKYILFCIIALHSFAYPQFLYAKPPARVSMSSHSIKQGEILLVNVETNGGVSGISGKMFSQPVYFYRDSSGNNYKALIGIDMETKPDRYTLTLFIRDKEGKETTTKQRIRVIPANFRIQELTLPSEKVTLDGQTLKKVEIEKEKLGKVWIRLTGEPLWDGDFLQPVAGNMSDNFGLRRVINGEKKSPHTGVDVDAPEGAPVLASNSGRIAFIDDQFFSGKSLVIDHGLGLFTMYFHLSDILVKEGDPVKKGDAIAKVGKTGRATGPHLHWGVRLNGARTNPASLIRLSSP
- a CDS encoding YceI family protein; this translates as MKISRLYLVSLSIICAVLFSGAGTGRAEMARYNVDQDHSTIEFSVAHMVISKTTGRFTGYKGFIDMDPDAAKIKAIEAVINTASVNTNNEKRDSHLKDADFFNVEKYPTMTYKMKYTRKEGDKYIVIGDLTLLGVTKEITLTGKFNGIMADPWGNTRAGFTAEGKLNRKDFGMNWNKVLDSGGLVVSDEVSIKLEMECIKEKTAG
- a CDS encoding response regulator; its protein translation is MNILLVEDEQNLASTLKEGLEKDGHVVDIADDGIEGVSRAEQYPNDVIIMDVILPVIDGLTTLSTLRGKGITTPVILLTAKDAVVDQIKRTDTAAIDLPAGQLVLGQIVSKIRLLLRTLQ